In Symmachiella dynata, the following are encoded in one genomic region:
- a CDS encoding DNA/RNA non-specific endonuclease — translation MSSYTSPLDSLRQDHEVMENLRDLFGSRRKVDELELAQEIHPLNRRAIVEFLDDPVGPTENHSSDDAFFSEAIVLATGRPSLFIQDNEIQLGNVQLPNLKQRLEANRATIEHPIPAIGRVELMFHPDYEWVGTGWLIEDLMLVTNRHVANIFAERRGGAYAFRQFAGNTVSAWIDFREEHHRADAIEIEVESILYVANTGSRNPDIAILKLRNQGNLPPHLELAAADANQRDHVGVVGYPAWDGRRNPGPAMSRIFQDIYNVKRYAPGQIADVRSGVITHDCSTLGGNSGSPVLDQTTGKVVGLHFAGRFMSENYALPVSAIKRELRRVSTQVAVDDVPVPVESLNNRRGYAEAFLGNRSLAVPLPALNSDQLDHAAPVSGRERDRGIGKYVLDYTHFSVVMNKTRRLAYYAAVNIDGTQEVAVRRTNTRWRVDPRIDRNHQHDNDLYVRNKLDRGHLVRRLDPVWGDYNEAKRANDDTFHYTNAAPQHARLNQRDWLALEDYLLVNTNQDDQKLTVFTGPVFTRCDTDYRGTTLPEDFWKVAVMVQDDDLLATGYLLSQKQFMDDLEFVIGEFRTYQTPIRTIEQLTGLSFGSLAEHDPLDATEAFGFPTINSPNDIILG, via the coding sequence ATGAGTTCGTACACATCTCCCTTGGATTCACTGCGACAAGATCACGAGGTCATGGAAAATCTCCGCGATCTCTTTGGCAGCCGTCGAAAAGTCGATGAGTTGGAATTGGCACAAGAAATTCATCCCCTCAACCGGCGAGCGATCGTCGAATTTCTTGATGACCCGGTGGGGCCGACGGAAAACCACAGCAGCGACGACGCATTTTTCTCCGAAGCGATCGTGCTGGCGACCGGCCGTCCGTCGTTGTTCATTCAAGACAACGAAATCCAATTGGGTAACGTGCAACTACCCAACCTGAAACAACGCCTGGAGGCAAACCGTGCGACCATTGAACATCCCATCCCGGCCATTGGTCGTGTTGAGTTGATGTTTCACCCGGACTACGAATGGGTGGGTACCGGTTGGTTGATTGAAGATTTGATGTTGGTGACCAATCGTCATGTCGCCAACATCTTTGCGGAACGGCGCGGCGGCGCTTATGCCTTCCGGCAATTCGCTGGAAACACGGTCAGTGCCTGGATCGATTTTCGCGAGGAACATCATCGTGCGGATGCAATCGAAATCGAGGTCGAATCGATCCTGTACGTGGCGAACACGGGAAGTCGCAATCCCGACATCGCCATTTTAAAGCTCCGCAATCAAGGCAATTTACCCCCACATTTAGAGTTAGCCGCTGCCGACGCAAACCAGCGCGATCATGTGGGAGTCGTCGGATACCCGGCCTGGGATGGACGTCGCAATCCAGGACCGGCCATGTCGCGCATTTTTCAAGACATCTACAACGTCAAACGCTATGCGCCCGGGCAAATCGCCGACGTGCGTAGCGGCGTGATCACACACGACTGCTCCACCTTGGGCGGCAACAGCGGTTCACCGGTGCTTGACCAAACAACAGGCAAGGTCGTCGGTTTGCATTTTGCGGGCCGCTTCATGTCGGAAAATTACGCGCTCCCTGTGAGTGCCATCAAGCGAGAACTACGCCGCGTATCCACTCAAGTCGCGGTCGACGATGTCCCGGTCCCCGTGGAATCGCTGAACAATCGCCGCGGATACGCTGAAGCGTTTTTAGGCAATCGTTCGCTCGCCGTTCCGCTACCAGCTTTGAACTCCGATCAATTGGACCACGCCGCTCCCGTCAGCGGGCGGGAACGGGATCGCGGGATCGGCAAATACGTACTCGACTACACGCATTTTTCGGTCGTCATGAATAAAACCCGACGGCTCGCCTATTATGCTGCTGTCAATATCGACGGAACTCAAGAAGTGGCCGTACGACGAACGAATACCCGCTGGCGAGTGGATCCGCGCATCGACCGCAACCACCAACACGACAACGATCTGTATGTGCGGAATAAACTCGATCGCGGTCATCTGGTCCGACGCCTCGATCCCGTCTGGGGAGACTACAACGAAGCCAAGCGAGCCAACGACGATACGTTCCATTACACAAACGCCGCACCGCAACATGCCCGACTCAACCAGCGCGACTGGCTCGCACTGGAAGACTATCTGCTCGTCAACACCAACCAGGACGACCAAAAATTGACAGTCTTCACCGGACCGGTGTTCACCCGATGTGACACGGACTACCGCGGAACGACGTTGCCGGAGGACTTTTGGAAGGTGGCGGTCATGGTTCAGGACGACGACTTGCTGGCCACCGGTTATCTACTCAGCCAAAAACAATTCATGGATGACTTGGAATTTGTGATCGGTGAATTTCGCACCTATCAAACACCGATCCGAACGATCGAGCAATTGACGGGCCTGTCATTCGGCAGCCTCGCCGAGCACGACCCCCTCGATGCAACCGAAGCCTTTGGCTTTCCCACGATCAACAGCCCCAACGATATCATTTTGGGGTAA
- a CDS encoding DUF1501 domain-containing protein: MSTAEQAALRAEDQRAANRDIDGCIFIVLTGGPSQLDTFDPKPAAPTQIRGPFQAIATNTPGIQLSETLPRLAQRTHQFALLRSLHHTAAPIHEAGLQLLQTGRCARGGIMFPALGSMIDALLGPREGVPSYCVVPQLLGNTGIRTYQGQTAGILGTAHDPVTDSGYESALQKTSSQPYGTTPFARACFQARQLIEAGVRFVTVNMFLDLDQHKSWDCHGTITTMSDLRDTVCPDFDKTVSSLLDDLEATGLLKRTLVVASGEFGRTPRINSHGGRDHWPGVWSALMAGGPVSGGRVIGASDARGTAPIDSPVTPDALLSTIAAAFGIPQATTLTAPDDTEFSIATSRPISELGKARV, encoded by the coding sequence ATGTCGACGGCTGAGCAAGCTGCGCTCCGCGCTGAGGATCAACGCGCAGCCAACCGTGATATTGACGGTTGTATTTTTATTGTGCTGACCGGCGGTCCCAGCCAGTTGGATACATTCGATCCCAAACCGGCGGCGCCGACGCAGATTCGCGGGCCGTTTCAAGCCATTGCCACCAACACACCCGGCATTCAACTGAGTGAAACGTTGCCACGTCTTGCGCAACGGACGCATCAGTTCGCCCTGCTCCGCTCACTGCATCACACGGCGGCGCCGATTCATGAAGCGGGTCTGCAGTTGCTCCAAACTGGTCGCTGCGCGCGAGGCGGAATTATGTTCCCGGCGCTGGGATCGATGATTGATGCATTGCTTGGCCCGCGCGAAGGGGTGCCGAGTTATTGTGTCGTGCCGCAATTGCTGGGGAACACCGGCATCCGGACCTATCAGGGACAAACCGCTGGCATACTGGGCACCGCACACGACCCGGTGACCGACAGCGGTTATGAATCGGCCCTTCAGAAAACAAGCTCGCAACCGTATGGCACAACTCCGTTCGCCCGCGCCTGTTTTCAAGCGCGGCAACTGATCGAAGCGGGTGTCCGTTTTGTGACCGTCAATATGTTCCTTGATCTTGATCAACACAAGTCATGGGATTGTCACGGGACGATCACGACGATGTCCGATTTGCGCGACACGGTTTGCCCGGACTTCGACAAAACTGTTTCCAGCCTGTTGGATGACTTGGAGGCGACTGGTCTGCTCAAACGGACATTGGTGGTTGCCAGCGGGGAATTTGGACGCACACCGCGGATCAATTCCCACGGGGGACGCGATCATTGGCCCGGGGTGTGGTCGGCCTTGATGGCTGGTGGGCCAGTTAGTGGCGGGCGGGTCATTGGCGCTAGCGACGCGCGGGGAACTGCGCCGATTGACTCTCCGGTGACGCCCGACGCACTGCTCTCGACCATTGCCGCTGCCTTCGGGATTCCTCAAGCAACCACGTTGACGGCGCCGGATGATACGGAGTTTTCGATCGCGACGAGCCGTCCGATCAGTGAACTGGGCAAGGCTCGCGTGTGA
- a CDS encoding ThiF family adenylyltransferase, producing the protein MTDDLQRYSKQVLFHGIGEEGQRELMRRRVLVCGCGALGTVLAEGMVRAGVGFVRIVDRDFVELSNLQRQVLFDEQDIADQLPKSVAAGRKLAKINSTIEIDPIVADVSYENVMGLANDVDLILDGTDNFEIRYLLNDVSLETGIPWVYGGCIGSHGQTMTILPGETACLRCLIDAVPEPGSVETCDTAGVLAAIINVIASLQVVDALKILSGQRNLIEPKLTVIDVWDGTFRRMNMEGLRDRSGCPACHAGERVWLRGTLGSQTTILCGRNAVQVSPPSKTRLVFDDLANRLAGIGTINYNKYLFRIALNEGDYELTAFQDGRVIIKGTEDIPTAKTLYAKYIGS; encoded by the coding sequence ATGACCGACGACCTACAACGATACAGCAAGCAAGTCCTGTTTCATGGGATTGGCGAAGAGGGACAACGGGAGTTGATGCGGCGGCGCGTGCTGGTGTGTGGTTGCGGCGCGCTGGGGACGGTGCTGGCTGAGGGGATGGTCCGTGCGGGGGTCGGCTTTGTGCGGATTGTGGATCGCGATTTTGTTGAGCTGAGTAACTTGCAGCGGCAGGTGCTCTTTGACGAACAGGATATCGCCGATCAACTTCCTAAGTCGGTTGCTGCGGGGCGCAAGTTGGCGAAGATCAACAGCACGATTGAGATCGACCCGATTGTTGCCGACGTCAGTTATGAGAATGTGATGGGGTTGGCCAACGATGTCGATCTGATTCTGGACGGCACTGACAATTTTGAAATCCGCTATTTACTCAACGATGTTTCGTTGGAAACCGGAATACCTTGGGTTTATGGTGGGTGCATTGGCAGTCATGGTCAAACGATGACGATTCTGCCCGGCGAGACGGCTTGTTTGAGGTGTCTGATTGATGCGGTTCCCGAGCCGGGGTCGGTTGAGACGTGCGATACGGCGGGCGTGTTGGCGGCGATCATCAATGTGATTGCATCGTTGCAGGTAGTCGATGCCCTGAAAATTCTGTCGGGACAACGCAATTTGATCGAGCCGAAGTTGACGGTGATCGATGTTTGGGACGGCACGTTTCGGCGGATGAATATGGAGGGGCTGCGCGATCGCTCCGGCTGCCCTGCCTGTCATGCGGGGGAACGGGTTTGGCTGCGGGGTACGTTGGGGTCGCAGACGACGATCCTCTGTGGGCGGAATGCTGTCCAGGTTTCACCTCCCTCGAAGACGCGGTTGGTGTTCGACGATTTGGCAAATCGCCTCGCAGGAATCGGCACGATCAACTACAACAAATACTTGTTCCGAATCGCCCTGAACGAAGGGGATTATGAACTGACGGCGTTCCAGGACGGTCGCGTGATTATTAAAGGGACCGAGGACATTCCCACCGCCAAGACGCTGTACGCGAAATACATAGGAAGCTGA